GTGATAATTATAAAGGAACAAGAGGAAGGGGAATCACATACAAGGCAAACTGAGACACAACCAGAAAACCAAAATGACAAGGAGACAATTgcagaggaagaagaggaaggaAAAGTTGatgcaaaataaaataaagaagaacaaGATGTAAAAGAGTGAAAACAATGAAGAAGAGGAAAGGGCTGGAACCATGGTGATTTATGAACCAAGTAATGAGGAAGTAATGCCCCTAGCAATCCAGAATGATAATCAGGAGGGACGTATTAAATCAACAAGGTTGAATAATGAAAAGGAATATATGACACAAAACATAGAGAAGGTAGCTATAGAAGGGGATTTATCCCCTAAACAGATAAGCAGGGTAAAAGAATCACATACCAAGCCAAAGAAGCAAGGGGGAGGAGAACTCAATGCGACACAAGCTTCTTCAAGGTCTAAAAGAACGATTatcaaaaatactaaatatcaaTTAGAGCTCTAATTTGGAATATTAGATCAGTAAACACTTAAAAGGCATTTATTAGGCTTATTAATTTTCataaaagaaatcaattttACCGTGTGAGTCTTTCAGAACCGTTTGAGGAGAAATAAGATCTAGAGGTTTTCAAAAGAAAGTTAGGGATGAAACATGCAGTGGCAAATATGAATGGCAAAATTTGGGCATTCAGTGATGAAGCACTGGAATACTCTATAGAAGGAGATGAAGAGTAGATGCTAACACTTAAACTTCAGAATTAAGGGTTGGGCACAAAAGTGGTAGTATAAATTGTATATGCTAAATGTACGCAAGGTGAAAGACAAAGGCTATGAAAATTCATGGAGGAGTTGGCAGATAGTATCAATACCCCTGGCTGATAGGGGGGAGATTTCAATATAATAAGCAATGAAGAGGAAAAGCTAGGGGGTCTACCAGTATTCAAAAGGGAAGTCAGAGACTTCAATCATTGTATTAATGTGTGTAATCTGGAGGATAAGGGATTTAAAGGAGGTAAATACACTTGGTGGAATTGTAGAACAAATGCAGAGTGCATTTTTAAAAGGCTAGATAGGGTGATGGGCAATGATAAATTACAAGATCTCTTTCCAGTACTTGAAGGAGCACTTAGTGAGAAACGGATCAGATCATACACCTCTTCTAATTACCTTCAAAATCACCGAGGAGATAATAGTGAAAccatttaaatttcttaatttctGGTTAAGAGAAAGTTCTTTTAAGAAGGTGGTAAAGCAATACTTGAAAGCAGATTTTGAAGGACATCCTTTTATCTTATTCCATCATAAgctaaaaagatttaaaaaagcTTTGGCCAAATGGAGCAAAGATACTTTTGGGAATATATTTAAGGAGATAATCACTTTGAAAGAAGTCATTAAAGTTCAGGAAACTCAATTTGAGATAGACCTATCAGAAGCCAATAGGTAAAAGCTTTACAAAACTCAAGCGAagcttaaaaaataactttctaGGGAGGAGGAATTCTGGAAACAGAAAACAGGAATGAAATTGTTCAAGGACGGAGAGAAAAACACAAATTTTTTCCATATAATAGTCAAGGGGGGAAGGAACAAACTTAGAGTGAACAAAATCAAGAATGACGATGGGGAATGGTTAGAGGATCAAGAAGACATTACAAAGGCAGCTGAAGAGTTCTACTTAAAACAGTTTAAAAAAAACAGATAGGGATGAATTTGAAATGCTGAATGAACTACCAATAGTGATtagtaaggaagaaaaagagaaaatttaGGGAATGCCTTCAGTAGACGAAATCAAAGAGGCAATCATGGGACTAAATAAGGATAGTGCAGGAGGGTCGAATGGAATGACAGGAGCTTTCTATCAGCAAACATGGGATATCACTAGAGAGGACATTTACAGTATGGTCGGGGCTTTCTTTGGAGGGGCAGAGCTGTCGAGGTTTTAACCCATACGAATTTAGTGCTCATTCCTAAGAAAGTTAATATGAATACTTTCTCAGATCTTAGACCTATTTCTTTAAGTAATTTtgtgaataaaatattttcaagaattattCATGAACGACTTAAGGCAATGTTACCTAAGATCATTTCTTCGGAACAAGCAGGATTTGTGCAAGGAAAGAGTATAGCAGAGAATTTTCTATTAGTGCAAGAAATCATTGTTGAAATCAGAAAGAGAGGAAAGCCACCAAATCTAGTTATAAAACTAGATATGATGAAAGTTTATGACAGGGTAGAATGGATATTCATGACTAAGGTATTAAGAAGAATAGGTTTTGGGGAAAGGGTTATTGATATGGTGTTCAAACTAATCAATAACAACTGGTACTCAATTCTATTAAATGGACAACCAAAGGGATTCTTTAAATCATCTAGATGACTTAAACAGGGTGATCCTCTCTCACCTACCCTGTTTATATTGGCAGCTGAAGTTATGTCTAGATCCCTAAATGCTCTTATGGAGAAGAAGGATTTTAAGAGGTTTGGAATGCCAAGAGGCAGTCTCAAAGTGAATTATTTAGCATTTGcagatgatatgattataatgtgCAAGGCAGAAGTGAGAACAATGCAGATGATTACAGATACTTTGAAGAGATATGAAGATACTTCTGGACAGAAACTAAACAAGGAGAAGAGTGCTATTAATATGCATCATTTTGTAGCAGGAGGAGAAGCAGTGATAGGTGAGGTAGCAAGAGGAATCCTAAGAAAGGAATTCCCTTTCACTTACTTGGGATGCCCTATGTTCtataaaaggaagaaaaaaatatattatcagcAGATTTTACAAAGAATTGGTTCAAAAATTCAAGCATGGACCTGTGCTCCAAAGCACTCCCATTCATTGCCTGTAAGTCATGAATCCTCCCATGAATGTACTGAAtcaagctcaaaaaatgatggCACAATTTTTTTGGAGCAGTTGTGTTGGAAGGAGAGAAAGACATTGGGCAAAGTGGAGTAATTTATGCTTGCCAGAGAAGGAAGGGTGACTGGGATTCAGACTAATGAAAGATGCATCAATGGCCCTATTTTGCAAATTTTGAAGGAATTTTCGAACAAAGCCATCAATATGGAGTGAGTTTATGAGGAATAGGTATTGTCGAAAGGAGCATGCAAATTAAGTGGTGTGGAGAATAGGAAATGAAGGATCACAAGTGTGGAAGAAAATGTTATAGGCCAGAGATCTTATTGAGCATCAAATCTTTTGACTACTAAGAAAGGGATCAGCATTAGTGTGGCATGATAACTGGATGAAAATGGAGAACTTGTACACCATTACAGGAGAAGACTATGAAtgtgaagacaattacaaaagAGTTGATGAATTAATAAAGATGGGAAAATGGGACATAGAAGTTTTGAATGATATAATGTCACAAGAGTTAATAGAGTATATCAGTCATAATATTCAACCTCATGTACAAATGATTGAGTCAGATCAGCCAGTATGGATGATGGACAATAAAGGAACCTTTTCTGTGAAATCAGCTTGGCAGTATATAAGGCATAAAGAAAGAGATTGTGGAAATTCAAACTACCTGTAGATGAAAGAGTGAGAAAATGGGGACTGGAAGGTCCATCTAGGTGCTGGTGTTGTGAAAAACCTACTCAAGAGACACTTGTTCATGTGTTCCTGAGATCTTTTTTAGCTAACAGGACTTGGtcctatttttattctttttcagGTTACATTGAAGGACTGCACTTGAGGGAAGTGATAATACTATGGTGGGAGGCAGATgttaaaaaaagaatgagacCATACTATAGAGAGCTATCCCTAGCTTTATAATATGAGAACTTTGGAGAAGGAGGAATAAAATGAAGCATGAGGGAAAGAAGACATCAATTCAGAGAGTCATTCATAATATTACCAGGAACATTTTCATGATGATACAAATGAGGAAGCCTAAAATAAAATGTTATAGTAATTGGACAGATATGATTAAAGAATTGGAAGGTTACAGTCCCAAGATGAAGGTAACAAGAGTATTGTGGGATTTTTCACCAGTAGGCTAGCTAAAATACAATACAGATTGGGCTTCGAGGGGAAATCCAGGTATAAGCTCCTATGCCTTTTGTTTGAGGAATGAAAGATGGAATTTACTGTATGTAGAGAGAGCTACTATTGAAAACACCATTAACACTGTAGCAGAGGCGAAGACGATTCTAGAACCATGTAAACATAGCAGGCAAGAACAAcacaataatataatcattcaaATAGACTCATTGCTATTGTACAAGATTCTAGAAGGAAAATGGTCATGTCCTCGGATAATCACAGAGATGGTGACAGAAATCAAAGAATCCTTACAGGACAAACAACATACATTCCAGCACATTCTCAGGAAAGAAAATCAACTAGCAGACTACTTGGCAAATATTGTAATCGATAAAGAAGGGTGCAACTATCAAGATTTCAGCAGTTTCAAAGTAGCaggaagaaaaataattaactgTGATAAACTAAAATGTCCCTATTTGAGAGTAACTCCAACTAAGGGATAGAGGGGACATGGAGTTTCAAAGCGTTAGGTGTTTTGTTTTGGgttgtttgtttatttctttcctAGTCGACTGGGCCATGTAGGGAATGAGTTTTGCCCGAGGTGGTGTAAGGTGGTGTTTATACtcattacttcatcaataaaatactaaaatttaCCAACAAAAAAAAGTAGTCTATGCAAACGTGGGTTATCTCTATTTTGAAAtgtagagagattgtttctgatagaccctcgactcaagaaGCATATCAAAGCAGATCGAAGAAAGAAATAACAGAATCAAGATATTAtgacaaataaaatgaaaaatatttagaatttacggccaaatgaagaaaaaatatgtatttaaaaCTAAGTTGAAAAAAGTATATTTGCAAATTAAAGTTGTTTTTGAACAtgcaattaatttgaaaaataattaaaattttatcagtGAAAAGAATCACTTGAAAAACTTATCAAAATAACTTTTTCAAAGTTGAAACtcatctataaaaaaaattcaaaaaactaATGATATGACAAATGGCTCCTTAGTGCAATTGCTCACCAAAAGGTTTTAGATAGTTACTAATTTTTACCATTTCAAGAAAAGAGtttaataatatacatatataaactCTTCAAAAGGAATTATTGTTATTCATACCTAAGAGAAACACTTTCCTCTATAAAGGCAGTCTGATACACTAAGGTTCCGTTATGCGTTGGGTTCGGAAAAAAACCACGACATATTAACATTCAGTAAATTCAAAATGGCTTTTGGAAAGAAAAAACCATACAATAGGCTTCAAGTTCAAATGAATATCAAGAAAATAGGACCATAGGTTTTGGCATGTTCATCAATACAAGTTTGATTGTTAAATATATGTTTTCTTCACCACATAAAACAATCCATCCAATTTGAACCAGTCTATACACTTATTCATTGGTTTAAATACTAAATGTTGTGCATAAATTGTTGATCAAGGTTGTCCCAGAAGTGAAGGCCGGTAAAAGGCATGGGTTTGTGCTATCTCAATTCGATCGCGCGGATCGTTCAAGTTTTCATCCCTCAGTGCCTGAAGAATAGCCATTGGCCCTTGTTCCCTGGAaatccaaacaaaaaaaatttaaaaagagagaaattaTCCCTTAAAAATGAAAACTTAATCGTTTTTCTCGTATTCAAGTTTACTAGGATGGTAGTAGTTCATTGTTTATGCACGAAATTGTAtgaatttaacttatatacattGACAACGTAAAAGAATTTGCTCATAACAAGTGGAATTAGTAACTTGGAAAATAAGGAATGTACACTGGTGGTGTAAACATTCTTACGATATCAGTGTATATAAGTTGAATCCTAATTATAACAGCTGATTTATTGAGTTCATAACATGGCATTACGCATTAGCAACAAATCAAAAGCAACATTTATATGCTGTGTTGTGCAAGGACTTACCTTTTTATGAGTATCTTGTACAAAGTCTTCAAGATGGGGCACAGCTCAACTGGTGCAACTGGTTTATTATCTCCGGGATGCAACACATTCAAACTTGACTGACTTAGAAGTTCATAGAATGCTTCGACAGCAGAAACTCCCTACAGAAAAGGGAAATAGAACATAACTGTTTGGGAAGTCAGAGGCTGGGAAGTTCTTACAGTAAGAGATCGAGCTGAATAACTTAATGCATTAGTATAAATGAAAGAGGAAATTGCTAGGAAAACTTCAGGATCAATAATTAGTTTCAAATCCAAACAGCAAGTATCTATTTCCACTGTACGACAAACTCAAAACGTTTGGTGAAATGCATATCATTTCAGTAATTTCCCTCTGTTCCAACATCCGTAAAGAAGAGAGGAAAATAACTTTTATCCGTACTTAATGAGTCTTATGCACATGATATATTGTAAAAAGAATGCTTCTAATGGATTGTAGACAGTAGGACAAAAAAGGAAAgtaggacaaacaaattgaaacggatgGAGTACTTCTCAAGTTTCACATACTCTTCAGGGAGACATGATAAGAGAAGTGGTAATAGAAAATGAATACCTGTATTGTTCCTTTGCCACTAATGCTATCACCCATATCGAGACTCAGTTCTCCCTTAGCTATCATTTGACCATACCATGCATTACGACCTTTCAACAATGTAACGTATGTATCAGCTAGCAGAGGTCCTGCAAGCCTTTCTGGTTCTTCAGTCAATAAATATGTGATGAATATCATCTCCGATGTACAATGTGCAAAATATACTGATTTGCTGGTAGCACTCTCATTTGTTAGTGCAGCTACCATCCCTGGAATCAACGACAAGGCAAGCACCAAAACAATAAGaagattacaacaacaacagcatacccagtgaaatcccactagaTGGGGTCTGGGGAGTTACATAAACGTTAACTCAGAAATTCAGATGCCGGACATATGGCTCTAATGATAATTCCAGTTTCAATAGTAACTTCCTGATCCTTCTTATGAAACCCTCATTTACATTTAACGGTACAACAGAAAAAAAGATTCTCTCTTTACCTCACCAATAATATCAAGAAAGGCAAGGCAATTCCCCTATTAATGATGCATATAACGCCGTAAATTGTTAAAACTTGAACTTGTTATATGTTACATGGAGAATTGCTAAAGGTCTTTGAGTGTATGCTCGAGTCTTTATGGAGGAAATATGTACCATAAACCAGGGGCACAAGATGCTATAAACACAGATGTCAAAAAGACAAAAATGGTTGCTTTTGTCAGGAACGGTTTTAACCTGAAAAATAAATTCCTCAGACAAACAAACATTGAGAAAGACCAAGATTTACCAGCTCCAATGGCGTAGACGTTCTTCAAACCTCCCATGACTTCGTGTGTTACAAGGTCGCTGTTGTCCCAAACAATAAAATGAGGCTGCCTTAAGAACTTTGCAAGTGGTTTTCTCCATTTTTCTGATCCACAAATCCTAGCATTAGCATATTCTTTGTTGTAAATCTCTGAGGCAATATTTGGTCCACCAAGATAAAGGATGTTCTCAACTGGTACTCCAGCTGCAATGAACAGATGATTTTGCTAAGAAACTGAAAGGCTAAACTTTCTTCCTGTTCTTTACAACTAACATATTGATGGATGAAACAAAACTTCGATCCGTTTTAACAAAAGATAATTGGTTCCCTTAGAAAAACCTTTTAAACCAGCAACAAGTTTTAGTTTGTTCAACAAATATGGGGATTCAAACAGCAGTAAAGCACATCATTTCAACTGCATATTTTCTTAATTAACAATCACATGCTCATACTGAATAAAATTCTGTTTCATTTCTACATTTTTTAGGAACCTCGATATGAAAAACATGTGTTCAAAGGCCATATTGATTGGGAACTGCAATTCAAGTAAAGATCAGCTGGAAACAAGATATAAAGCAAGATAAAGATAAACACTTACTTGCCCGATTAATCATCTGTGTCGGAGTTATAATATGAGGAACTGGATCTAGTTCAGCTTCAATACCCTTTGCCAATGAAATGATGATTGGTACAGTTAATCTTTCCTTCCAATACTTGCTGATCTCCTTAAAGACTTCGCATGTTTCAGTCGAGGGCAATCCATTAATCAAAAGATCAGCATCCCACACGGCTTCTTGCAAGTTGGTCACCACTTTCAATGGACAAAATGGCGTATCAATCATGTTTAAACAGAAACCATCTTTCAAGATTTCATCAGCATACAACGTCCGATCGCCTAATCTGGCCTCGACATACTTGAGATATGCACATCTCCTAATCAACCTCCTCAACACATCTTCCCTTGAATTGATCACTTCAAATAAATGTTCTGCTGTAGCTCTATCAACAGCTCTCCCTGACCTTCTCCATATCCTAATTTGAACCTTATCGCGAAATTGACCATAACTATCTTGCAATAAAGCTGCAAAAACACTGCCCCAAGCACCAGCTCCAACACAAACAATCCTCAACAAATCACCATTAGATTTACCAAGAATATGCCTAAGCTCGTCAAGTTTCTCCTCTAGACCATTGTGGTTATGTACAGTTCCATTTGAGTACACATTATTACCACTTTTCACTTCAATACTACCAACCATTTTCTTTCAAGTAAAATAGAACTCCAATAGCTAGAAACCCACAAATCTTGACAATCTAAACAATTCAAAAAgtatataaaagaaaatcttTGAATCCCCAATAATCACAAACTCTGCAGAATTTGTCTCAAACAATGAACAAGCTACACTTTTTAACAAAACTATTTCAAGAATTTGAA
This sequence is a window from Solanum dulcamara chromosome 10, daSolDulc1.2, whole genome shotgun sequence. Protein-coding genes within it:
- the LOC129869976 gene encoding uncharacterized protein LOC129869976, which produces MPSVDEIKEAIMGLNKDSAGGSNGMTGAFYQQTWDITREDIYSMVGAFFGGAELSRIIHERLKAMLPKIISSEQAGFVQGKSIAENFLLVQEIIVEIRKRGKPPNLVIKLDMMKVYDRVEWIFMTKGDPLSPTLFILAAEVMSRSLNALMEKKDFKRFGMPRGSLKVNYLAFADDMIIMCKAEVRTMQMITDTLKRYEDTSGQKLNKEKSAINMHHFVAGGEAVIGEVARGILRKEFPFTYLGCPMFYKRKKKIYYQQILQRIGSKIQAWTCAPKHSHSLPVSHESSHECTESSSKNDGTIFLEQLCWKERKTLGKVE
- the LOC129870372 gene encoding probable glycerol-3-phosphate dehydrogenase [NAD(+)] 1, cytosolic, which codes for MVGSIEVKSGNNVYSNGTVHNHNGLEEKLDELRHILGKSNGDLLRIVCVGAGAWGSVFAALLQDSYGQFRDKVQIRIWRRSGRAVDRATAEHLFEVINSREDVLRRLIRRCAYLKYVEARLGDRTLYADEILKDGFCLNMIDTPFCPLKVVTNLQEAVWDADLLINGLPSTETCEVFKEISKYWKERLTVPIIISLAKGIEAELDPVPHIITPTQMINRATGVPVENILYLGGPNIASEIYNKEYANARICGSEKWRKPLAKFLRQPHFIVWDNSDLVTHEVMGGLKNVYAIGAGMVAALTNESATSKSVYFAHCTSEMIFITYLLTEEPERLAGPLLADTYVTLLKGRNAWYGQMIAKGELSLDMGDSISGKGTIQGVSAVEAFYELLSQSSLNVLHPGDNKPVAPVELCPILKTLYKILIKREQGPMAILQALRDENLNDPRDRIEIAQTHAFYRPSLLGQP